The window TATGTTTTTTGAACAGCCTAAAGTAACCACGTTAACACGGGGCTTCACTGTTTTAGGTTCACGAATTACTTCTTTAGTTCTCATAATATTAAAGCGTCATCGCGGGGAACGAAGCAATCTCTGAACTATATAGGCTGCCCTGCATAGCCGAGGATTGCTTCGTTCCTCGCAATGACGGTATTGTTATGTTTTTATTGCTTAAATAAGGAATCGACGAAAGCTTGCCTGTCAAACAATTGTAAATGCTCCATGCCTTCACCCACACCTATATATTTTACCGGGATTTTAAACTGATCTGATATACCTATTACTACACCGCCTTTAGCTGTGCCATCAAGCTTGGTTAAAGCCAGGGCGTTTACGTTGGTAGCTTCGGTAAATTGTTTGCATTGTTCAATGGCATTTTGCCCGGTTGATGCATCCAATACCAATAGTATTTCGTGTGGTGCGCCGGGAATTACCTTTTGCATCACATTTTTAATTTTGGTAAGCTCGTTCATCAGGCCTACTTTATTGTGCAGGCGGCCGGCAGTATCAATTATCGCTACATCATCTCCGTTGGCAACAGCCGAGCGTAAGGTATCATAAGCTACAGAGGCCGGATCAGACCCCATTGGCTGCGCTACCACTTTTACATCAACCCGTTTGCCCCAAAGCTGCAATTGATCAACGGCTGCGGCGCGGAAGGTATCGGCAGCCCCAAGCACCACTTTATTGCCGGCCTGCTTTAGCTTATGGGCCAATTTGCCAATGGTAGTAGTTTTACCTACACCGTTAACGCCAACCACCATGATTACATAGGGCTTATGATCGCCATATTCAAAATTGCGGAAATCATTACTATTATTTTCGGCCAGGAGTTTTTGGATCTCGTCTTTCAGCAACACATTCAGTTCGCCGGTGCCAATGTATTTATCGCGGGCTACACGTTCCTGAATGCGTTCGATGATCTTGAGCGTGGTTTTTACGCCCACGTCTGATGTTACCAGGATCTCTTCCAAATCATCCAGCACATCATCATCAACGGTTGATTTACCTGCGACGGCCTTGGTTATCTTTGAAAAAAAATTATCCTTGGTTTTTTCTAAACCGGTATCAAGGGCTTGCTGCTCCTGCTGTGTATTTTCCTTTTTCTTAAAAAAATCAAATAATCCCATTTTAGATGTGCAGATTTTAGATTACAGATGTGCAGATGATTTTTTCTGAACCCGAATTAAACGAATTTAGGAATTAATAGAATTCTGGTAATTCTTTAATTCGTTTAATTCCGGTTCAGACCTCAACAAAAAAAGCCCTCTCGTAAAAACAAGACGGCTTCGATATTTTGATCAAAAGTTTAAGCAGATATTATTTGCCTGCAATGATGTCCTTAACAGCGTCGTTAGGAACAATTTGCTCTTTGAATGAATAAGCACCTGTTTTTGGTGATTTGTTCATTGTGATAACTTTTGAATATTCTTTGCCTTTACCTGCTACTTTCAGTGTTGCAACTACTTTCTTTGCCATGTTGTTTTTGTGTTGTACGTTTTACGTGGTACGTATTACGTAATGTTAAACATTTTAATTAGCTTGATCCTACGTATAACGTAAAACGTTTAACGTATAACCTATTTAATCTCTTTATGAACAGTTACTTTCCTTAAAACCGGGTTGAATTTTTTCATTTCCAGTCTTTCAGTGGTATTTTTTTTGTTCTTGGTGGTAATATAGCGAGACATGCCTGGCATACCGCTTGTTTTGTGTTCAGTACACTCTAATATAACCTGAACCCTGTTGCCTTTTTTTGCCATTTTCTTTTTATGTTGTACGCATCACCGTCACGGCTTACGTAATTTTTCAAATTATACCGTACGTCGTTAATTTTACAATTTGTAAAACCGTTAACGTACAACTACTAAATGTATCCTTTTTTTACAAATTTATTGATACAGGCAGTAATACCATTTTTAGTGATAGTTTTTACTGCTGAAGTAGATACCTTTAAGGTAATCCATTTATCCTCTTCAGGGATATAAAACTTTTTAAGTTTTAAGTTAGGATGAAATCTGCGTTTAGTTTTAACGTTTGAGTTAGAAACGTTGTTACCAACTATAGATGCTTTTCCTGTTAGATCACAAATTCTTGACATGACAAATATTTTTAATTATCAACCCTTTATTCAAAAAGAGTTTGCAAATATCAGACTTTTTAATCAAATATTCAATAGCGTTTTCAAAAATTGTTAAATAAATTCAAAAAGCCATTATAAGTGCCAAAATTGAGAGGATAGTGCTTGTTTACAGCACCCTTATCACCTAAATTAAAGTACTTTTTAAATAATTTTAAAAAGTTACAGAATTAATATTTACATCATATATAAATTATTAAATTAGGCCCTCCATTATAAACACTATGAAGATTACATCATTTGACGAATACAAGCAGGTATACCAGCAAAGTGTTGAGCAGCCCGAAGAGTTTTGGGCAGGCATAGCCGAAAACTTTTTGTGGCAAAAAAAGTGGGATAACGTATTGGACTGGAATTTTAAGGAGCCTAAAATAAAATGGTTCCAGGGCGCCAAGTTAAATATAACCGAAAATTGCCTCGACCGTCACCTCGACACCATTGGTGATAAGCCAGCCATCATCTGGGAGCCTAATGATCCGCAGGAAGATCACCGGATATTAACTTATCGCCAGCTGCACGATAAAGTTTGCCAGTTTGCCAATGTTTTAAAAAACAACGGCGCAAAAAAAGGCGACCGTATTTGTATTTACATGCCGATGATTCCCGAACTGGCTATTGCCGTTTTGGCCTGCGCCCGTATTGGCGCTATCCATTCAGTAGTATTCGGCGGTTTTTCGGCACAATCAATTGCCGATAGGATAAACGATGCCGAGTGTAATATAGTTATTACCGCCGATGGCGGCTTCCGTGGCAATAAAGCCATTCCATTAAAAAGTGTTATTGACGATGCGTTGGTGCAATGCCGGTCTGTTAAAAAAGTAATTGTGTTAACCCGCAGCCGCACGCCGGTATCTATGATAAAAGGCCGTGATGTTTGGTGGGAAGATGAAGTTAAAAAGGTAGAAACCCAGGGTAATCCCGATTGCCCTGCCGAGGTAATGGATGCCGAGGATATGTTGTTTATTTTATATACATCTGGTTCAACAGGTAAACCCAAAGGTGTGGTGCACACCACAGGCGGCTACATGGTTTATACAGGTTATACTTTTGCCAACGTATTTCAGTACAACAAAGGCGAAGTTTATTTTTGTACCGCCGATATAGGCTGGATAACCGGGCACTCATACATTGTTTATGGCCCCTTATCGCAGGGGGCAACAACATTGATGTTTGAAGGTGTGCCAACCTATCCGGATGCCGGCCGTTTTTGGGATATTGTAGATAAGTTTAAAGTAAATATATTATATACCGCGCCAACAGCTATCCGCTCGTTAATGAGTTTTGGCGAGGAGCCGTTGAAAGGTAAAGACCTCAGTTCGTTAACCAAATTGGGTTCGGTGGGCGAGCCGATAAACGAAGAAGCATGGCATTGGTACGATGAAAAAATTGGTCATGGC is drawn from Mucilaginibacter ginsenosidivorax and contains these coding sequences:
- the ftsY gene encoding signal recognition particle-docking protein FtsY; amino-acid sequence: MGLFDFFKKKENTQQEQQALDTGLEKTKDNFFSKITKAVAGKSTVDDDVLDDLEEILVTSDVGVKTTLKIIERIQERVARDKYIGTGELNVLLKDEIQKLLAENNSNDFRNFEYGDHKPYVIMVVGVNGVGKTTTIGKLAHKLKQAGNKVVLGAADTFRAAAVDQLQLWGKRVDVKVVAQPMGSDPASVAYDTLRSAVANGDDVAIIDTAGRLHNKVGLMNELTKIKNVMQKVIPGAPHEILLVLDASTGQNAIEQCKQFTEATNVNALALTKLDGTAKGGVVIGISDQFKIPVKYIGVGEGMEHLQLFDRQAFVDSLFKQ
- a CDS encoding DUF4295 domain-containing protein, which produces MAKKVVATLKVAGKGKEYSKVITMNKSPKTGAYSFKEQIVPNDAVKDIIAGK
- the rpmG gene encoding 50S ribosomal protein L33 translates to MAKKGNRVQVILECTEHKTSGMPGMSRYITTKNKKNTTERLEMKKFNPVLRKVTVHKEIK
- the rpmB gene encoding 50S ribosomal protein L28 produces the protein MSRICDLTGKASIVGNNVSNSNVKTKRRFHPNLKLKKFYIPEEDKWITLKVSTSAVKTITKNGITACINKFVKKGYI
- the acs gene encoding acetate--CoA ligase, whose product is MKITSFDEYKQVYQQSVEQPEEFWAGIAENFLWQKKWDNVLDWNFKEPKIKWFQGAKLNITENCLDRHLDTIGDKPAIIWEPNDPQEDHRILTYRQLHDKVCQFANVLKNNGAKKGDRICIYMPMIPELAIAVLACARIGAIHSVVFGGFSAQSIADRINDAECNIVITADGGFRGNKAIPLKSVIDDALVQCRSVKKVIVLTRSRTPVSMIKGRDVWWEDEVKKVETQGNPDCPAEVMDAEDMLFILYTSGSTGKPKGVVHTTGGYMVYTGYTFANVFQYNKGEVYFCTADIGWITGHSYIVYGPLSQGATTLMFEGVPTYPDAGRFWDIVDKFKVNILYTAPTAIRSLMSFGEEPLKGKDLSSLTKLGSVGEPINEEAWHWYDEKIGHGKCPIADTWWQTENGGLMISPICNVTPTKPGYATLPLPGVQPVLVDENGKVIEGNGVSGNLCIKFPWPGMLRTTYGDHERCRTTYFATYENMYFTGDGCLRDEDGYYRITGRVDDVLNVSGHRIGTAEVENAINMHSSVVESAVVGYPHDIKGQGVYAFVVCPNQHGDSELARKDITMTVARIIGAIAKPDKIQFVTGLPKTRSGKIMRRILRKIAEGETSNLGDTSTLLDPAVVEEIKAGAL